The following are from one region of the Canis lupus familiaris isolate Mischka breed German Shepherd chromosome 30, alternate assembly UU_Cfam_GSD_1.0, whole genome shotgun sequence genome:
- the HYPK gene encoding huntingtin-interacting protein K has protein sequence MATEGDVELELETETSGPERPPEKPRKHDSGAADLERVTDYAEEKEIQSSNLETAMSVIGDRRSREQKAKQEREKELAKVTIKKEDLELIMTEMEISRAAAERSLREHMGNVVEALIALTN, from the exons ATGGCTACCGAGGGGGATGTGGAGCTGGAGTTGGAGACTGAGACCAGCGGCCCGGAGCGGCCTCCCGAGAAGCCACGGAAGCATGACAGCGGTGCGGCGGACCTGGAGCGAGTCACCGACTACGCGGAGGAGAAGGAGATCCAGAGTTCCAATTTGGAGACG GCCATGTCCGTCATCGGAGACAGACGGTCCCGGGAACAGAAAGCCAAACAGGAGCG GGAGAAGGAACTGGCCAAAGTCACCATTAAGAAGGAAGATCTGGAGCTGATA ATGACAGAGATGGAGATCTCACGAGCAGCAGCAGAACGGAGCTTGAGGGAACACATGGGCAACGTGGTAGAGGCTCTTATTGCCCTAACCAACTGA